A genomic window from Terriglobia bacterium includes:
- a CDS encoding DUF4416 family protein: MGIINSPVPVKLFTGILTSLPEIIPEVQGRLTDRYGSVDLASDAFPFELTHYYDGQMGSPIIRSFLAFRTLIAPTAISSIKRATNDLEAAFAVEHRQVQRPVNLDPGYLEESKIILASTKNFYHRILLSDGIYGEVTLHYSAGSWQAFPWSFPDFRSGRYHEFFTRLRYIYREQLKALPGSGERT, from the coding sequence ATGGGGATAATAAACTCACCGGTGCCGGTAAAGCTCTTTACCGGGATCTTGACATCTCTACCGGAGATCATTCCCGAAGTCCAAGGGCGCCTCACCGACCGGTATGGTTCCGTCGACCTGGCCAGCGATGCTTTTCCCTTCGAATTGACGCACTACTATGACGGGCAAATGGGCAGTCCGATCATCCGCAGTTTCCTGGCCTTCCGTACGTTGATCGCTCCGACGGCGATTTCATCCATCAAAAGAGCCACCAACGACCTGGAAGCGGCCTTCGCAGTTGAGCACCGACAGGTGCAGCGGCCGGTAAATCTTGATCCCGGCTATCTCGAAGAGTCGAAGATCATCCTGGCTTCAACAAAGAACTTCTATCATCGTATCCTGCTCTCGGACGGCATCTATGGTGAAGTGACTCTCCACTATTCGGCAGGGTCGTGGCAGGCCTTCCCTTGGTCATTCCCGGATTTCCGCAGCGGCCGCTACCATGAGTTCTTCACACGACTCCGATACATCTATCGGGAACAGTTGAAGGCGCTGCCGGGCAGCGGGGAGCGGACATAA
- the rsmI gene encoding 16S rRNA (cytidine(1402)-2'-O)-methyltransferase yields MGESRIGTSTLFLVATPIGNLEDISLRALRVLKEVDLVACEDTRHTARLLNHYGIKTPCESHHEHNEAGHTRRLLALLQEGKNVALVSDAGTPLLSDPGYTLVTACRKAGLSVIPIPGPSAIVAALTGSGLPTDSFFFAGFLPPRRGPRRKRLQEIADIPATLVFYEAPHRLEAALEDMVGILGARQACLARELTKIHEEWLQGTLPEILTALRTRPQIRGEITLIVDRGASVPPPAQASWPASIAEHLQEEMQKTGASRKDALKSIARQRGISRKDAYRQLLLARKSLKP; encoded by the coding sequence TTGGGGGAATCACGCATCGGAACCTCGACCCTTTTTCTGGTTGCCACGCCGATCGGCAACCTCGAGGATATATCCCTGCGTGCCCTGCGCGTGCTGAAGGAAGTGGATCTGGTCGCCTGCGAGGATACCCGCCACACGGCCCGGCTTCTCAACCATTACGGGATCAAGACGCCGTGCGAAAGCCATCACGAGCACAATGAAGCCGGCCATACCAGGCGTCTTCTGGCGCTGCTCCAGGAAGGAAAGAATGTTGCGCTGGTATCCGATGCTGGCACACCGCTGCTCTCCGACCCTGGCTATACTCTGGTCACGGCGTGCCGGAAAGCCGGGCTCTCAGTTATCCCCATACCCGGACCGTCCGCCATCGTGGCCGCGCTCACGGGTTCCGGGCTCCCGACCGACAGCTTTTTTTTCGCGGGATTTTTGCCGCCAAGGCGAGGCCCGCGCAGAAAGAGGCTGCAGGAAATTGCAGATATCCCGGCTACCCTGGTCTTTTACGAGGCTCCGCACCGCCTCGAGGCCGCGCTGGAGGACATGGTCGGCATCCTGGGCGCGCGGCAGGCATGCCTGGCCCGCGAATTGACCAAGATTCACGAAGAGTGGCTCCAGGGAACCCTTCCAGAGATACTTACCGCGCTCCGCACCCGTCCGCAAATTCGGGGAGAGATCACGCTAATCGTAGATCGCGGCGCATCCGTTCCGCCACCGGCGCAAGCCAGCTGGCCGGCGTCGATCGCAGAGCACCTCCAGGAAGAAATGCAGAAGACCGGCGCCTCGCGGAAAGATGCGCTGAAATCCATAGCCCGGCAGCGCGGCATCTCCCGCAAAGATGCTTACCGCCAGTTGCTGCTTGCCCGGAAAAGTCTCAAGCCGTAA
- the queC gene encoding 7-cyano-7-deazaguanine synthase QueC, whose protein sequence is MEAGFLKSEILKAGYLRAQHIVVVPGTKAVALVSGGIDSSTTLALARREGFEVYALTFDYGQRHRCELEAARRVVSSLGVTRHVIARIDLRVFGGSALTADIEVPKGRPAKRLPAEIPVTYVPARNTIFLSFALGWCEVLQAQDIFIGANAVDYSGYPDCRPGFLEQFERLAQLATKAGVEGRARYRIHAPLLDLSKAAIIRVGHDAGVDFSLTHSCYDPTPEGLACGSCDSCTVRRLGFMESGITDPTRYADLRHPA, encoded by the coding sequence ATGGAGGCCGGATTTCTGAAAAGCGAAATCCTCAAGGCAGGATACCTGAGGGCGCAGCATATCGTGGTCGTACCTGGTACAAAGGCAGTGGCTCTGGTCAGCGGCGGCATAGATTCGAGTACCACCCTGGCGTTGGCCCGCAGAGAAGGATTCGAAGTCTATGCTCTGACCTTTGACTATGGCCAGCGCCACCGTTGCGAACTGGAAGCAGCTCGCCGTGTCGTGTCCTCCCTCGGGGTGACGCGACATGTCATTGCCAGGATCGACCTGCGTGTTTTCGGCGGCTCCGCGCTCACGGCAGACATCGAAGTCCCCAAGGGACGGCCCGCAAAACGACTGCCCGCGGAAATACCCGTGACCTACGTGCCGGCGCGCAACACGATCTTTCTCAGTTTTGCGCTGGGATGGTGTGAGGTGTTGCAGGCGCAGGATATTTTCATCGGAGCCAACGCCGTCGATTACTCCGGATACCCGGATTGCAGGCCCGGCTTCCTCGAACAATTCGAGCGCCTGGCCCAACTCGCCACCAAGGCCGGCGTGGAAGGTAGAGCGCGTTACCGTATTCATGCGCCCCTGCTCGACTTGAGCAAGGCCGCGATCATCCGGGTTGGTCATGATGCCGGCGTAGATTTCTCCCTCACGCACAGCTGCTATGATCCCACGCCGGAAGGGCTCGCCTGCGGCTCCTGCGACTCCTGTACGGTGCGGCGGCTTGGTTTCATGGAATCGGGCATCACAGATCCGACGCGGTATGCAGACCTCCGACATCCGGCCTGA
- the gltX gene encoding glutamate--tRNA ligase, which translates to MATSVRVRFAPSPTGYLHVGGARTALFNWLFARHHGGKFVLRIEDTDLARSSEEMVEGILQGMRWLGLDWDEGPYFQSQRLDRYQAFARSLLGSGHAYRCFCTPEELGRRKGAQQGTGGTWLYDRHCLALPPDESESLERSGAPFAVRFQVPEGKTSYLDHVFGRIEVEHATVEDFVLLRSDGVPTYHLGVVVDDLDMDITHVVRGADHISNTPKQILLYQAAGQPLPEFAHVPLILGPDKQRLSKRHGATSVMAYMEMGYLPEAFFNFLALLGWSPGDDREILSRRELVSLFSLEGVGKANAVFGIDKLNWFNGQYINATPPAELRRLVAAELRAVRVWQGTIPGLDLETMDRTLALLKNRAHVLKDFSGRFRAFFTNRYEYDPAASAKFLDDPQLKTLIPALLDRYERDASFTPESTEQHLRALAQESGIKAGVLINALRVGLTGQGVAPGLFEVMQVLGRERTLERMRRLAHYLEQLHV; encoded by the coding sequence ATGGCCACGTCCGTGCGCGTTCGTTTTGCTCCCAGTCCCACGGGCTACCTTCATGTAGGCGGGGCCCGCACCGCCCTCTTCAACTGGCTCTTCGCCCGGCATCACGGCGGGAAATTCGTCCTGCGCATTGAAGACACCGATCTGGCGCGTTCCTCCGAAGAGATGGTGGAAGGCATATTGCAAGGCATGCGGTGGCTTGGCCTCGACTGGGATGAGGGCCCATATTTTCAGTCCCAGCGGCTCGACCGGTATCAGGCGTTTGCGCGCAGCCTGCTTGGGAGCGGGCACGCCTACCGTTGTTTCTGCACTCCCGAAGAACTCGGCCGGCGCAAGGGCGCCCAGCAGGGCACGGGAGGCACCTGGCTCTACGACCGGCACTGCCTCGCCCTTCCGCCCGACGAGTCGGAGTCCCTCGAGCGCTCCGGTGCCCCATTCGCAGTTCGTTTCCAGGTGCCCGAAGGTAAGACCTCTTACCTCGACCACGTGTTCGGCCGGATCGAGGTCGAGCATGCCACCGTCGAAGATTTCGTCCTGCTGCGCTCGGACGGAGTCCCGACCTATCACCTCGGAGTCGTGGTCGACGACCTGGATATGGACATTACTCATGTCGTCCGCGGCGCCGATCACATTTCCAACACGCCCAAGCAGATTCTCTTGTATCAGGCGGCCGGCCAACCTCTCCCTGAATTTGCCCACGTGCCCCTCATCCTCGGGCCGGACAAGCAGCGGCTCTCCAAACGCCACGGCGCGACCTCGGTGATGGCATACATGGAGATGGGGTACCTCCCCGAAGCGTTTTTCAATTTTCTCGCACTGCTGGGATGGTCGCCCGGCGATGATCGGGAGATCCTTTCGCGCCGGGAATTGGTGTCCCTCTTTTCTCTCGAAGGGGTGGGCAAAGCCAATGCGGTTTTCGGCATTGACAAGCTCAACTGGTTCAACGGCCAATATATCAACGCGACTCCACCTGCGGAACTGCGCCGTCTGGTCGCAGCGGAGCTCAGAGCCGTCCGTGTCTGGCAAGGCACGATTCCCGGACTTGATCTCGAAACCATGGATCGGACTCTCGCCCTGCTGAAGAACCGCGCGCATGTTCTGAAGGATTTCAGCGGCCGCTTTCGTGCATTTTTCACCAACCGGTATGAGTACGATCCGGCAGCTTCGGCCAAGTTCCTGGATGACCCGCAGCTGAAAACGCTGATTCCCGCCCTGCTCGACCGATATGAGCGCGACGCCTCCTTCACACCGGAGTCAACAGAGCAGCACTTGCGCGCCCTCGCCCAGGAGAGCGGCATCAAGGCGGGAGTGCTGATCAATGCATTGCGGGTGGGTTTGACCGGGCAGGGAGTGGCTCCGGGATTGTTCGAAGTGATGCAGGTGCTGGGGCGGGAGCGCACACTTGAACGCATGCGCAGGCTGGCCCACTATCTCGAGCAGCTGCACGTGTAG
- a CDS encoding DUF4199 domain-containing protein, whose product MKHVLTAGILIGVFCGLWQLLLGVTGWYKDPVMMNMFWVVILIQIGFLIWGLRRTAKEGKAYWAQVGLGTLMSLIAGVILFFVSFLFTSVLYPNYFSEMRAMREEALRISGRSPAEIKTMLDMVAGTQTSFFQAITGFAGTVVTGFVCSLLIGAFVRKKS is encoded by the coding sequence ATGAAGCATGTGTTGACTGCAGGGATTCTCATTGGTGTCTTTTGTGGACTCTGGCAACTTCTGTTGGGTGTGACAGGCTGGTACAAGGATCCTGTCATGATGAACATGTTCTGGGTGGTGATTCTCATTCAGATCGGATTCCTCATCTGGGGATTGAGGCGCACTGCGAAAGAAGGGAAGGCGTATTGGGCCCAGGTGGGTCTTGGGACCCTCATGTCTCTCATCGCGGGAGTGATTCTCTTCTTCGTTTCCTTTCTTTTCACTTCGGTCCTGTATCCGAATTACTTCTCTGAAATGAGGGCTATGCGGGAAGAAGCGCTTCGAATATCAGGACGGTCTCCGGCGGAGATCAAAACCATGCTGGACATGGTAGCCGGAACTCAGACTTCGTTCTTTCAGGCCATCACAGGATTCGCCGGAACCGTGGTCACCGGGTTTGTCTGCTCTCTGTTGATCGGCGCGTTCGTCCGAAAGAAAAGCTGA
- a CDS encoding N-acetylmuramoyl-L-alanine amidase yields the protein MGTTAEKTTRRELMRLGLGAILTLPAALRRAEAAGTSAATELKITDHLSPKNKRRPLRPHTLYIVLHTTEGAEAGSLDKLWRRGEAHYFVETNGRVLRIIDRAKIATHAGRSMWEGHRNIDNYALGIEVVGYHDREINEAQYAALGDLLRMLQRTYRIADKRVLTHSMVAYGRPNRFHLNDHRGRKRCGMIFARADVRLKLGLAAKPEHDADVEARRLVVADAELYHFLYAPGPVASAAAASARAPAPAVQVPAESNLVSRNWTPWHIARERYNQPDTTYVFPDGRKLRGDQIQDWNRIPEGTRVLVAEGESENEPSMEGFLEIGKDGDSAQALAGEVFDRESTIYFLPNGLIRTGRDLRSSKASQALLDRLPQGTRVLVGYIYGGYVRSRRPPSSIAGIKWNYPSTFYRFPDGRIVSGDEIDDAAIPAHTLIFYQN from the coding sequence ATGGGAACGACCGCAGAAAAGACCACGCGGCGGGAGCTTATGCGATTGGGGCTTGGCGCCATCCTCACGCTTCCGGCGGCGTTACGACGCGCAGAGGCTGCCGGCACGAGTGCCGCCACAGAGCTCAAGATTACGGATCACCTCAGCCCGAAAAACAAGCGCCGGCCGTTGCGGCCGCATACTCTCTACATCGTGCTCCACACGACGGAAGGAGCGGAGGCGGGTTCGCTGGACAAGTTGTGGCGGCGGGGGGAGGCACACTATTTCGTAGAGACCAACGGCAGAGTGCTGCGCATCATCGACCGCGCCAAGATCGCGACTCATGCGGGCAGGAGCATGTGGGAAGGGCATCGCAACATCGACAACTATGCCCTCGGCATCGAGGTCGTCGGCTATCACGATCGGGAAATCAACGAGGCTCAATACGCGGCGCTGGGCGACCTGCTGCGCATGCTCCAGCGCACGTACCGGATCGCCGATAAGCGCGTGCTTACTCACTCGATGGTGGCCTACGGACGCCCGAACCGGTTTCATCTCAACGATCACCGTGGGCGCAAGCGATGTGGCATGATCTTTGCGCGTGCCGATGTCAGGTTGAAACTGGGATTGGCAGCCAAACCCGAGCATGATGCGGATGTTGAAGCACGACGGTTGGTCGTGGCCGACGCCGAGCTTTATCACTTTCTCTATGCGCCAGGCCCGGTGGCCTCCGCTGCCGCTGCATCGGCGCGCGCACCGGCGCCCGCGGTCCAGGTCCCGGCGGAATCGAACCTCGTCTCCAGGAACTGGACCCCGTGGCACATCGCGCGCGAGAGGTATAACCAGCCCGATACTACCTATGTCTTTCCTGACGGCAGGAAGCTGCGCGGCGACCAGATCCAGGATTGGAACAGGATTCCCGAGGGCACGCGCGTCCTGGTAGCCGAAGGCGAAAGCGAGAACGAACCTTCCATGGAAGGCTTTCTCGAGATCGGCAAAGACGGCGATAGCGCGCAAGCACTGGCAGGCGAGGTCTTCGACCGGGAATCGACGATTTACTTTCTGCCGAACGGGCTGATACGGACAGGGCGCGATCTCAGAAGCAGCAAGGCTTCGCAGGCCCTCCTGGATCGGCTGCCGCAGGGTACGCGCGTGCTCGTGGGATACATCTACGGCGGCTATGTGAGGTCACGCAGGCCGCCGTCCAGCATTGCCGGCATCAAATGGAATTACCCTTCCACTTTCTATCGTTTTCCCGACGGCCGCATCGTCAGCGGTGACGAGATCGACGATGCCGCCATCCCTGCTCATACTCTGATCTTCTATCAGAACTAG
- a CDS encoding transposase: MRVEEADRMRLERLFRHAGRPPVATERLSVPPDGRLLYRLKRRRRDGTSHVNPG; this comes from the coding sequence TTGAGAGTCGAAGAAGCCGACCGCATGCGGCTGGAACGGCTCTTTCGTCATGCCGGCCGTCCTCCGGTGGCCACCGAGCGTCTGTCCGTTCCGCCCGACGGCAGGCTGCTCTATCGCCTCAAGCGCCGCCGGCGCGACGGAACCTCCCACGTGAATCCGGGGTGA
- a CDS encoding response regulator transcription factor gives MSNIGILLADDHGVVRKGLRFLLERQPGMAVVGEAKDGREAVRLAEELNPAIVIMDIAMPLLNGIEATAQIIKRNPGIGIIVLSMHADESYLVRILTAGAKGYLLKDCAEMDVVRAVEAVAQGKPFFSPQIAKTLLEDYMRQLQERGLEDSYDLLTEREKEILQLLAEGKSNKEVATILGLSVYTVETHRAHLMQRLNLHTTAEIVLYAVRKKILV, from the coding sequence ATGAGCAATATAGGAATCCTACTGGCCGATGATCATGGCGTGGTGAGAAAGGGGTTGCGGTTTCTGCTGGAACGCCAGCCCGGCATGGCGGTGGTAGGAGAAGCGAAGGACGGCCGGGAGGCAGTACGCCTCGCCGAAGAGTTGAATCCCGCGATCGTGATCATGGATATTGCGATGCCGCTGTTGAACGGGATCGAGGCGACCGCGCAGATTATCAAGCGCAATCCCGGGATCGGGATCATCGTTCTGAGCATGCACGCGGACGAAAGCTACCTCGTGCGCATTTTGACCGCCGGCGCCAAGGGATATCTGCTCAAGGATTGCGCAGAAATGGATGTGGTTCGAGCCGTCGAGGCCGTAGCCCAGGGCAAGCCTTTCTTCAGCCCGCAGATCGCGAAAACCCTGCTGGAGGACTACATGCGTCAACTGCAGGAGCGGGGGCTTGAAGATTCCTACGATCTGCTGACGGAGCGCGAAAAAGAAATCCTTCAACTGCTGGCCGAGGGAAAATCGAACAAGGAAGTCGCCACTATTCTCGGACTGAGCGTCTATACCGTTGAAACCCACAGGGCCCATCTGATGCAGAGGCTGAATCTCCACACCACCGCAGAGATCGTTCTCTATGCCGTCCGCAAGAAGATCCTTGTATGA
- a CDS encoding pyridoxine 5'-phosphate synthase: MTRLGVNIDHIATIRQARQAIEPDPVAAAVLAELAGADGITVHLRQDRRHIRDSDVRRLRETITTRLNLEMAASSEMVRAALGLRPDQATLVPEREGEVTTEGGLDVARNLKQIAAAIRKLQGGGIQVSLFIDPESPQVDAAIKAGATMIELNTRAYSETCPRSPDLAGTELRRELAKVLAAANRGAERGLKILAGHGLTYRNVRLISDIPVIEELNIGHNIVAHAALVGMRQAVVDMIEAMRSI, from the coding sequence ATGACCAGGCTGGGAGTGAATATCGATCATATCGCAACCATCCGGCAGGCGCGGCAGGCCATCGAGCCCGATCCCGTCGCCGCCGCCGTGCTGGCGGAACTGGCCGGAGCCGACGGCATCACGGTTCATCTGCGCCAGGACCGCCGGCACATTCGCGACAGCGACGTCCGGCGCCTCCGGGAGACCATAACTACGCGCCTCAATCTCGAGATGGCAGCTTCTTCAGAGATGGTCCGCGCCGCGCTCGGACTTCGGCCCGACCAGGCGACCCTCGTGCCTGAACGGGAAGGCGAAGTCACGACCGAGGGGGGCCTCGATGTCGCGCGCAACCTGAAGCAGATTGCAGCCGCGATCAGGAAGCTTCAGGGCGGGGGCATCCAGGTAAGCCTGTTCATTGACCCGGAGTCGCCCCAGGTGGACGCGGCGATCAAAGCGGGCGCCACAATGATCGAGCTCAACACGCGCGCCTACTCCGAGACCTGCCCGCGCAGCCCGGATCTGGCAGGCACGGAACTTCGGCGCGAACTGGCGAAGGTGCTGGCCGCAGCCAACCGGGGCGCCGAGAGAGGCCTGAAAATCCTGGCCGGCCATGGGCTGACCTATCGCAACGTCCGCCTCATCTCTGACATCCCGGTCATCGAAGAGCTCAACATCGGCCATAACATTGTGGCGCACGCAGCCCTGGTCGGAATGCGCCAAGCCGTTGTCGATATGATCGAAGCCATGAGATCAATCTGA
- a CDS encoding ABC-F family ATP-binding cassette domain-containing protein, protein MLQIKGLGKAFRGDWLFRALDFQINERDRIGLVGDNGTGKSTLMKMLAGMLPPDEGEVVGSRDLSFGYLPQDGLFVRGRTVFEEALSVFEELRGLEQECRRLEHELAGMQHSGPEYDRTTERYSSLTQQFRLHGGYALEARVGAVLNGLGFSQGDWLRQCDEFSGGWQMRIALAKLLLQQPSLLLLDEPTNHLDLESRNWLEGYLQDYPHALVLVSHDRYFLDATIQRVLEIRNRAVHFYRGNYQDFVRQREERMAQLIAAYEAQQQEIARIKAFADKFRYKATKAAQVQSRLKDLERMERIELPPEVKPIHFRFPEGPRTGRVVLELAGVTAGYGATVVFRDLNLNLEKGDRIALVGPNGAGKSTLMKILAGRLPLMSGMRREGHNVLVSFFSQDQDDLLTSEKTVWQEVFEVAPHYIVPQLRTLLGCFLFSGDTVEKQVAVLSGGERSRLVLCKLLLSPANCLLLDEPTNHLDIRSKDILMDSLREYGGTLVFVSHDRYFLDGLATKVLEVGRGTATSYLGNYEDYLLKKKMEEEAEPQTGSVSEAAARSRELEVSRERARKKVNPYKIQQLTEKIEGLESAIHTHETRIAALAQRLASEELYRDYTLFRATMEEHEQLRQELASFMEQWEKLQTELARLQD, encoded by the coding sequence ATGCTTCAAATCAAGGGCCTCGGCAAGGCTTTCCGCGGCGACTGGCTCTTCCGCGCGCTGGATTTCCAGATCAACGAGCGGGATCGCATCGGGTTGGTAGGGGACAACGGAACCGGAAAATCGACGCTCATGAAGATGCTGGCCGGCATGCTCCCACCCGATGAGGGCGAGGTTGTCGGCTCGCGGGATTTGAGCTTCGGCTATCTCCCGCAGGACGGCCTTTTCGTCCGGGGCCGCACTGTTTTCGAGGAAGCCCTGTCGGTGTTCGAGGAACTGCGCGGCCTGGAGCAGGAGTGCCGCCGGTTGGAGCACGAACTGGCCGGAATGCAGCACTCCGGTCCCGAGTATGACAGGACGACAGAGCGCTACTCGTCCCTGACGCAGCAGTTCCGCCTCCATGGAGGGTATGCCCTGGAAGCCAGGGTCGGTGCTGTTCTGAACGGTCTCGGTTTTTCGCAGGGCGATTGGCTCCGCCAGTGCGATGAATTCAGCGGCGGTTGGCAGATGCGCATTGCGCTGGCGAAGCTGCTGCTGCAGCAACCGAGCCTGCTGTTGCTGGACGAGCCGACCAATCATCTCGACCTGGAATCCCGCAACTGGCTTGAAGGATACCTGCAGGATTATCCGCACGCGCTCGTGCTCGTTTCCCACGACCGGTACTTTCTCGACGCCACGATCCAGCGGGTCCTGGAGATCCGTAACCGGGCGGTCCATTTCTACAGGGGCAACTACCAGGACTTCGTCCGGCAAAGAGAGGAACGGATGGCGCAGTTGATCGCGGCCTATGAAGCGCAACAACAGGAGATCGCCCGTATCAAGGCCTTCGCCGACAAGTTCCGCTATAAGGCGACCAAGGCGGCGCAGGTTCAGAGCCGACTCAAGGACCTCGAACGCATGGAGCGGATCGAGTTGCCTCCGGAAGTCAAGCCGATTCATTTCCGATTCCCGGAAGGACCGCGGACGGGGCGGGTAGTCCTCGAATTGGCGGGCGTCACCGCCGGCTACGGCGCAACCGTCGTATTCCGGGATCTGAATCTCAATCTCGAGAAGGGGGATCGAATCGCACTGGTCGGACCCAACGGTGCGGGAAAGTCCACCTTGATGAAGATCCTTGCCGGGAGACTGCCGTTGATGTCCGGAATGCGCCGGGAGGGGCACAACGTCCTGGTCTCTTTTTTCTCCCAAGACCAGGATGACCTTCTTACTTCCGAAAAGACGGTCTGGCAAGAGGTGTTTGAGGTCGCGCCTCACTACATCGTGCCCCAACTACGCACCTTGCTCGGCTGTTTTCTGTTCTCCGGCGACACGGTCGAAAAACAAGTCGCGGTGCTGAGCGGTGGTGAACGAAGCCGCCTCGTGCTGTGCAAGCTCCTGCTCTCACCCGCCAACTGTCTGCTCCTGGATGAGCCCACCAACCACCTGGACATCCGCTCCAAAGACATTCTCATGGACTCATTGCGCGAATATGGCGGAACGCTCGTGTTTGTGAGCCACGATCGTTATTTCCTGGACGGGTTGGCAACGAAGGTGCTCGAGGTCGGCCGCGGCACGGCGACGTCCTATCTCGGCAACTATGAGGATTACCTGCTCAAAAAGAAGATGGAGGAAGAAGCGGAGCCACAGACCGGGTCAGTGTCCGAAGCCGCGGCACGGAGCCGCGAGCTGGAAGTATCCCGCGAGCGCGCGAGGAAGAAAGTCAATCCCTACAAGATTCAACAGCTGACGGAGAAGATTGAAGGACTTGAATCCGCGATTCACACCCACGAGACGCGCATCGCCGCCCTGGCGCAGAGGCTCGCCTCCGAAGAACTCTATCGCGACTATACGCTGTTTCGGGCCACGATGGAGGAACATGAGCAGCTCCGGCAGGAGCTGGCATCCTTCATGGAACAATGGGAAAAGCTCCAGACGGAGCTGGCCCGGTTGCAGGACTGA
- a CDS encoding N(4)-(beta-N-acetylglucosaminyl)-L-asparaginase: MSGKMKRREFVLTTAAAGLAAASSHKVFGQAPAVLTRQGVRPIVISSANGHRFKNGGTQTCVEKAFSMITQGADVLAAVIAGVNIVELDPEDNSVGYGGLPNADGVVQLDSCCMHGPLKRAGGVAALEGVRTPSLVAKAVMDNTDHHLLVGKGAQSFARSLGFKIEDDLNTERSRRAWLDWKRRTDSDHYLDPKRRVEAGLKAALEMANEGLIDLEHLWGTINCDGMNAKGEICGVTTTSGLAFKIAGRAGDSPILGAGLYVDGAIGAVGSTGRGEANLYNLTSFLVLEAMRKGIPPKDAGMEGLKRIKENTVEKRLLNANGNPNFGINFYMLNAKGEHAGVTMYAGDRARYAVCTENGPQLLACEALLQGSPTGG; this comes from the coding sequence ATGAGCGGGAAAATGAAACGCCGGGAATTCGTTCTCACCACCGCGGCTGCAGGCTTGGCGGCCGCCTCATCGCACAAGGTTTTCGGACAGGCCCCTGCGGTGCTGACGCGACAAGGCGTCAGGCCGATCGTGATTTCGTCCGCCAATGGGCACCGATTTAAGAACGGAGGCACGCAGACCTGCGTCGAGAAGGCATTTTCCATGATTACACAGGGAGCCGACGTTCTCGCCGCCGTCATCGCCGGGGTCAATATTGTGGAACTCGATCCGGAGGACAACAGTGTGGGCTACGGCGGGCTGCCCAATGCCGACGGCGTGGTGCAACTGGATTCATGCTGCATGCATGGCCCGCTGAAGCGTGCCGGCGGGGTTGCGGCTCTGGAAGGAGTGCGCACTCCGTCGCTCGTAGCCAAAGCCGTCATGGACAATACGGACCACCACCTCCTGGTAGGGAAGGGCGCACAGAGCTTTGCCAGGAGCCTGGGATTCAAAATCGAAGACGACCTCAACACCGAGCGATCGCGCAGGGCCTGGCTGGATTGGAAGCGCCGCACTGACTCTGACCACTACCTCGATCCGAAAAGGCGCGTCGAGGCGGGCCTGAAGGCGGCGCTGGAGATGGCCAACGAGGGATTGATCGATCTGGAGCACCTCTGGGGCACGATCAATTGCGATGGCATGAATGCCAAGGGCGAGATCTGCGGCGTGACGACGACCAGCGGCTTGGCCTTCAAAATAGCCGGGCGGGCAGGGGATTCCCCCATCCTGGGTGCGGGTCTCTATGTGGACGGCGCCATAGGCGCAGTGGGCTCAACCGGCAGGGGCGAGGCCAATCTCTATAACCTCACGTCGTTCCTCGTCCTGGAAGCCATGCGCAAGGGCATTCCTCCCAAGGACGCGGGCATGGAAGGGCTGAAGCGGATCAAAGAAAACACGGTGGAGAAACGGCTCCTCAACGCAAACGGCAATCCGAACTTCGGCATTAATTTCTACATGCTCAACGCCAAGGGGGAACACGCGGGCGTCACCATGTATGCGGGCGATAGAGCCCGCTACGCAGTCTGCACGGAAAACGGCCCGCAACTGCTGGCCTGCGAAGCGCTGCTGCAGGGATCGCCGACGGGAGGCTAG